The following are encoded in a window of Paramormyrops kingsleyae isolate MSU_618 chromosome 12, PKINGS_0.4, whole genome shotgun sequence genomic DNA:
- the LOC111836211 gene encoding uncharacterized protein isoform X1: protein MCLLAFRSISFPRCCHDRVCCSCRITENGSGPCPAMNQNTALNPVLTTNSVTVVSPGEIVPVSVASFDLDPIPGCEPRGSMGPRDTGAADGLTYEDAAEGRSPLSAYIDGVPVTVSVQSLDGQQRLIYVAADPSGGAVSFVSPLTTEGGLHFQAGVPSQPFLSEDEVPPLPSAAGLLSIQPLPPTLQSLEPLDSLEPLQALNPCLLLGGEQEQRCPDPEEPKKRKGGWPKGKKRKPRREPSAPRAPTTGYMIFVNEHKVRLRAENPDLPFTEITKMLGVQWSRLSAEDKQKYNSGAEQDKLRCIQELVAYQNSEAYKAFLRKKARDKAKDLCGIECDDSELEMEALALSQIDADDSSHLYCRTCKQYFSSLHNKKEHLLGRQHLQALTEEFEKETAGQHKASQPTAELEEEQDEDEEEEMGQAHLCSLSSVELSVLEELLLRQINLRELELLELTASLDQAKKQQEHLNSELQELEVQKGALQQELQSLRDSGTTLESQLHGLKMLPLMFPFHLDVLDRGNEVLQKQSVSSTHEVRVKL from the exons ATGTGCTTACTTGCGTTTCGCTCGATTAGCTTCCCTAGGTGCTGTCACGATCGGGTTTGTTGCTCTTGCCGCATCACCGAGAATGGAAGCGGTCCGTGTCCCGCTATGAACCAGAATACTGCACTGAATCCTGTTTTAACGACGAACTCGGTGACGGTGGTATCACCGGGTGAAATCGTTCCAGTCTCAGTCGCCAGCTTCGACCTCGACCCCATCCCAGGCTGTGAACCGAGAGGCTCAATGGGCCCCCGTGACACTGGAGCTGCCGACGGTCTCACGTATGAGGACGCGGCGGAGGGCAGATCTCCACTTTCCGCATACATTGATGGCGTACCTGTCACAGTCTCCGTCCAAAGCCTTGACGGTCAGCAGAG ACTAATATATGTGGCGGCAGATCCGAGCGGAGGCGCGGTGTCATTCGTCAGCCCGCTGACCACGGAGGGCGGTCTGCACTTTCAGGCGGGGG TTCCCTCCCAGCCCTTCTTGTCTGAGGATGAGGTGCCCCCTTTGCCCTCTGCAGCGGGCctgctgtccatccagcctCTACCCCCTACCCTGCAGTCTCTGGAACCTCTGGACTCACTGGAGCCCCTTCAAGCCCTGAACCCCTGTCTCTTGTTGGGTGGAGAGCAGGAGCAACGGTGCCCTGACCCAGAGGAGCCCAAG AAACGGAAAGGCGGCTGGCCGAAGGGGAAGAAGAGGAAGCCACGGAGGGAGCCGTCAGCACCGCGTGCACCAACAACAGG CTACATGATATTCGTAAATGAGCACAAAGTGCGGCTGAGGGCCGAGAACCCTGACCTCCCCTTCACGGAGATCACCAAGATGCTGGGAGTGCAGTGGTCCCGGCTCTCCGCAGAGGATAAGCAG AAGTACAACTCGGGAGCCGAGCAGGACAAGCTGCGCTGCATACAGGAGCTTGTTGCCTACCAGAACAGCGAGGCCTACAAGGCCTTTCTGAGGAAGAAAGCCCGGGACAAAGCCAAGGACTTGTGTG GCATTGAATGTGACGACTCTGAGCTTGAAATGGAAGCACTTGCCTTGTCACAGATCGAT GCGGATGACAGCAGTCACCTGTACTGCCGCACTTGCAAGCAGTATTTCAGCTCGCTGCATAATAAGAAGGAGCACCTGCTAGGAAGGCAGCACCTACAGGCACTGACAG aggaGTTTGAGAAAGAGACGGCTGGCCAGCACAAGGCTTCACAGCCCACGGCGGAGCTTGAAGAAGAGCAGGATGAGGACGAAGAGGAGGAGATGGGGCAGGCTCACCTCTGCAGTCTGTCTTCCGTTGAACTAAGTGTGCTGGAAGAGCTTCTCCTGCGACAGATAAACT TGAGGGAGCTGGAGCTGCTTGAGCTGACGGCCAGTTTGGACCAAGCCAAGAAGCAGCAGGAACATCTGAACAGTGAGCTCCAGGAGCTGGAG GTGCAAAAGGGCGCCCTGCAGCAGGAACTCCAAAGTTTGAGAGACAGTGGGACCACGCTGGAGTCGCAGCTTCATGGACTGAAGATGCTACCCCTGATGTTCCCGTTCCATCTGGATGTCCTTGACAGAG
- the LOC111836211 gene encoding uncharacterized protein isoform X2 — translation MCLLAFRSISFPRCCHDRVCCSCRITENGSGPCPAMNQNTALNPVLTTNSVTVVSPGEIVPVSVASFDLDPIPGCEPRGSMGPRDTGAADGLTYEDAAEGRSPLSAYIDGVPVTVSVQSLDGQQRLIYVAADPSGGAVSFVSPLTTEGGLHFQAGAGLLSIQPLPPTLQSLEPLDSLEPLQALNPCLLLGGEQEQRCPDPEEPKKRKGGWPKGKKRKPRREPSAPRAPTTGYMIFVNEHKVRLRAENPDLPFTEITKMLGVQWSRLSAEDKQKYNSGAEQDKLRCIQELVAYQNSEAYKAFLRKKARDKAKDLCGIECDDSELEMEALALSQIDADDSSHLYCRTCKQYFSSLHNKKEHLLGRQHLQALTEEFEKETAGQHKASQPTAELEEEQDEDEEEEMGQAHLCSLSSVELSVLEELLLRQINLRELELLELTASLDQAKKQQEHLNSELQELEVQKGALQQELQSLRDSGTTLESQLHGLKMLPLMFPFHLDVLDRGNEVLQKQSVSSTHEVRVKL, via the exons ATGTGCTTACTTGCGTTTCGCTCGATTAGCTTCCCTAGGTGCTGTCACGATCGGGTTTGTTGCTCTTGCCGCATCACCGAGAATGGAAGCGGTCCGTGTCCCGCTATGAACCAGAATACTGCACTGAATCCTGTTTTAACGACGAACTCGGTGACGGTGGTATCACCGGGTGAAATCGTTCCAGTCTCAGTCGCCAGCTTCGACCTCGACCCCATCCCAGGCTGTGAACCGAGAGGCTCAATGGGCCCCCGTGACACTGGAGCTGCCGACGGTCTCACGTATGAGGACGCGGCGGAGGGCAGATCTCCACTTTCCGCATACATTGATGGCGTACCTGTCACAGTCTCCGTCCAAAGCCTTGACGGTCAGCAGAG ACTAATATATGTGGCGGCAGATCCGAGCGGAGGCGCGGTGTCATTCGTCAGCCCGCTGACCACGGAGGGCGGTCTGCACTTTCAGGCGGGGG CGGGCctgctgtccatccagcctCTACCCCCTACCCTGCAGTCTCTGGAACCTCTGGACTCACTGGAGCCCCTTCAAGCCCTGAACCCCTGTCTCTTGTTGGGTGGAGAGCAGGAGCAACGGTGCCCTGACCCAGAGGAGCCCAAG AAACGGAAAGGCGGCTGGCCGAAGGGGAAGAAGAGGAAGCCACGGAGGGAGCCGTCAGCACCGCGTGCACCAACAACAGG CTACATGATATTCGTAAATGAGCACAAAGTGCGGCTGAGGGCCGAGAACCCTGACCTCCCCTTCACGGAGATCACCAAGATGCTGGGAGTGCAGTGGTCCCGGCTCTCCGCAGAGGATAAGCAG AAGTACAACTCGGGAGCCGAGCAGGACAAGCTGCGCTGCATACAGGAGCTTGTTGCCTACCAGAACAGCGAGGCCTACAAGGCCTTTCTGAGGAAGAAAGCCCGGGACAAAGCCAAGGACTTGTGTG GCATTGAATGTGACGACTCTGAGCTTGAAATGGAAGCACTTGCCTTGTCACAGATCGAT GCGGATGACAGCAGTCACCTGTACTGCCGCACTTGCAAGCAGTATTTCAGCTCGCTGCATAATAAGAAGGAGCACCTGCTAGGAAGGCAGCACCTACAGGCACTGACAG aggaGTTTGAGAAAGAGACGGCTGGCCAGCACAAGGCTTCACAGCCCACGGCGGAGCTTGAAGAAGAGCAGGATGAGGACGAAGAGGAGGAGATGGGGCAGGCTCACCTCTGCAGTCTGTCTTCCGTTGAACTAAGTGTGCTGGAAGAGCTTCTCCTGCGACAGATAAACT TGAGGGAGCTGGAGCTGCTTGAGCTGACGGCCAGTTTGGACCAAGCCAAGAAGCAGCAGGAACATCTGAACAGTGAGCTCCAGGAGCTGGAG GTGCAAAAGGGCGCCCTGCAGCAGGAACTCCAAAGTTTGAGAGACAGTGGGACCACGCTGGAGTCGCAGCTTCATGGACTGAAGATGCTACCCCTGATGTTCCCGTTCCATCTGGATGTCCTTGACAGAG
- the LOC111836211 gene encoding uncharacterized protein isoform X3, which produces MCLLAFRSISFPRCCHDRVCCSCRITENGSGPCPAMNQNTALNPVLTTNSVTVVSPGEIVPVSVASFDLDPIPGCEPRGSMGPRDTGAADGLTYEDAAEGRSPLSAYIDGVPVTVSVQSLDAGLLSIQPLPPTLQSLEPLDSLEPLQALNPCLLLGGEQEQRCPDPEEPKKRKGGWPKGKKRKPRREPSAPRAPTTGYMIFVNEHKVRLRAENPDLPFTEITKMLGVQWSRLSAEDKQKYNSGAEQDKLRCIQELVAYQNSEAYKAFLRKKARDKAKDLCGIECDDSELEMEALALSQIDADDSSHLYCRTCKQYFSSLHNKKEHLLGRQHLQALTEEFEKETAGQHKASQPTAELEEEQDEDEEEEMGQAHLCSLSSVELSVLEELLLRQINLRELELLELTASLDQAKKQQEHLNSELQELEVQKGALQQELQSLRDSGTTLESQLHGLKMLPLMFPFHLDVLDRGNEVLQKQSVSSTHEVRVKL; this is translated from the exons ATGTGCTTACTTGCGTTTCGCTCGATTAGCTTCCCTAGGTGCTGTCACGATCGGGTTTGTTGCTCTTGCCGCATCACCGAGAATGGAAGCGGTCCGTGTCCCGCTATGAACCAGAATACTGCACTGAATCCTGTTTTAACGACGAACTCGGTGACGGTGGTATCACCGGGTGAAATCGTTCCAGTCTCAGTCGCCAGCTTCGACCTCGACCCCATCCCAGGCTGTGAACCGAGAGGCTCAATGGGCCCCCGTGACACTGGAGCTGCCGACGGTCTCACGTATGAGGACGCGGCGGAGGGCAGATCTCCACTTTCCGCATACATTGATGGCGTACCTGTCACAGTCTCCGTCCAAAGCCTTGACG CGGGCctgctgtccatccagcctCTACCCCCTACCCTGCAGTCTCTGGAACCTCTGGACTCACTGGAGCCCCTTCAAGCCCTGAACCCCTGTCTCTTGTTGGGTGGAGAGCAGGAGCAACGGTGCCCTGACCCAGAGGAGCCCAAG AAACGGAAAGGCGGCTGGCCGAAGGGGAAGAAGAGGAAGCCACGGAGGGAGCCGTCAGCACCGCGTGCACCAACAACAGG CTACATGATATTCGTAAATGAGCACAAAGTGCGGCTGAGGGCCGAGAACCCTGACCTCCCCTTCACGGAGATCACCAAGATGCTGGGAGTGCAGTGGTCCCGGCTCTCCGCAGAGGATAAGCAG AAGTACAACTCGGGAGCCGAGCAGGACAAGCTGCGCTGCATACAGGAGCTTGTTGCCTACCAGAACAGCGAGGCCTACAAGGCCTTTCTGAGGAAGAAAGCCCGGGACAAAGCCAAGGACTTGTGTG GCATTGAATGTGACGACTCTGAGCTTGAAATGGAAGCACTTGCCTTGTCACAGATCGAT GCGGATGACAGCAGTCACCTGTACTGCCGCACTTGCAAGCAGTATTTCAGCTCGCTGCATAATAAGAAGGAGCACCTGCTAGGAAGGCAGCACCTACAGGCACTGACAG aggaGTTTGAGAAAGAGACGGCTGGCCAGCACAAGGCTTCACAGCCCACGGCGGAGCTTGAAGAAGAGCAGGATGAGGACGAAGAGGAGGAGATGGGGCAGGCTCACCTCTGCAGTCTGTCTTCCGTTGAACTAAGTGTGCTGGAAGAGCTTCTCCTGCGACAGATAAACT TGAGGGAGCTGGAGCTGCTTGAGCTGACGGCCAGTTTGGACCAAGCCAAGAAGCAGCAGGAACATCTGAACAGTGAGCTCCAGGAGCTGGAG GTGCAAAAGGGCGCCCTGCAGCAGGAACTCCAAAGTTTGAGAGACAGTGGGACCACGCTGGAGTCGCAGCTTCATGGACTGAAGATGCTACCCCTGATGTTCCCGTTCCATCTGGATGTCCTTGACAGAG
- the LOC111836211 gene encoding uncharacterized protein isoform X4 — translation MRTRRRADLHFPHTLMAYLSQSPSKALTVSRAGLLSIQPLPPTLQSLEPLDSLEPLQALNPCLLLGGEQEQRCPDPEEPKKRKGGWPKGKKRKPRREPSAPRAPTTGYMIFVNEHKVRLRAENPDLPFTEITKMLGVQWSRLSAEDKQKYNSGAEQDKLRCIQELVAYQNSEAYKAFLRKKARDKAKDLCGIECDDSELEMEALALSQIDADDSSHLYCRTCKQYFSSLHNKKEHLLGRQHLQALTEEFEKETAGQHKASQPTAELEEEQDEDEEEEMGQAHLCSLSSVELSVLEELLLRQINLRELELLELTASLDQAKKQQEHLNSELQELEVQKGALQQELQSLRDSGTTLESQLHGLKMLPLMFPFHLDVLDRGNEVLQKQSVSSTHEVRVKL, via the exons ATGAGGACGCGGCGGAGGGCAGATCTCCACTTTCCGCATACATTGATGGCGTACCTGTCACAGTCTCCGTCCAAAGCCTTGACGGTCAGCAGAG CGGGCctgctgtccatccagcctCTACCCCCTACCCTGCAGTCTCTGGAACCTCTGGACTCACTGGAGCCCCTTCAAGCCCTGAACCCCTGTCTCTTGTTGGGTGGAGAGCAGGAGCAACGGTGCCCTGACCCAGAGGAGCCCAAG AAACGGAAAGGCGGCTGGCCGAAGGGGAAGAAGAGGAAGCCACGGAGGGAGCCGTCAGCACCGCGTGCACCAACAACAGG CTACATGATATTCGTAAATGAGCACAAAGTGCGGCTGAGGGCCGAGAACCCTGACCTCCCCTTCACGGAGATCACCAAGATGCTGGGAGTGCAGTGGTCCCGGCTCTCCGCAGAGGATAAGCAG AAGTACAACTCGGGAGCCGAGCAGGACAAGCTGCGCTGCATACAGGAGCTTGTTGCCTACCAGAACAGCGAGGCCTACAAGGCCTTTCTGAGGAAGAAAGCCCGGGACAAAGCCAAGGACTTGTGTG GCATTGAATGTGACGACTCTGAGCTTGAAATGGAAGCACTTGCCTTGTCACAGATCGAT GCGGATGACAGCAGTCACCTGTACTGCCGCACTTGCAAGCAGTATTTCAGCTCGCTGCATAATAAGAAGGAGCACCTGCTAGGAAGGCAGCACCTACAGGCACTGACAG aggaGTTTGAGAAAGAGACGGCTGGCCAGCACAAGGCTTCACAGCCCACGGCGGAGCTTGAAGAAGAGCAGGATGAGGACGAAGAGGAGGAGATGGGGCAGGCTCACCTCTGCAGTCTGTCTTCCGTTGAACTAAGTGTGCTGGAAGAGCTTCTCCTGCGACAGATAAACT TGAGGGAGCTGGAGCTGCTTGAGCTGACGGCCAGTTTGGACCAAGCCAAGAAGCAGCAGGAACATCTGAACAGTGAGCTCCAGGAGCTGGAG GTGCAAAAGGGCGCCCTGCAGCAGGAACTCCAAAGTTTGAGAGACAGTGGGACCACGCTGGAGTCGCAGCTTCATGGACTGAAGATGCTACCCCTGATGTTCCCGTTCCATCTGGATGTCCTTGACAGAG